In one Bradyrhizobium cosmicum genomic region, the following are encoded:
- a CDS encoding acyl-CoA synthetase: protein MQPLRMSRRVMNLAHMLTQNARRHGARPGFVWGDISWTWHQIDAQVSALAAALAARGIAKGDRILVHSKNSDEMFFSMFAAFRLGAVWVPTNFRLMPDEVTYLAQASGAKAFLCHVDFPEHAASVKGGALEFTWSLDGKAAFGERSVADAIASQAGRAVANVAVEHDDPCWFFFTSGTTGRSKAAVLTHGQMGFVVTNHLADLTPGVTEADASLVVAPLSHGAGVHQLVQTARGVCTVLLPTEKFDINEAFRLIETHRVANLFTVPTILKMMVEHPAADKYDHSSLRHVIYAGAPMYREDQKAALRKLGKVIVQYFGLGEVTGNITVLPAALHDPEDGPHAKIGTCGFERTGMQVSIQDDEGRELAANQSGEICVIGPAVLAGYYDNPDANAKAFRNGWFRTGDLGHMDEEGFLYITGRASDMYISGGSNIYPREIEEKILTHPAVGEVAVLGVPDATWGEVGIAVCVAREGERPVSEAEMAAFLLPKVPRYKMPKRFFFWEALPKSGYGKIPKRMVRDELEARGLLDLDKTKTG, encoded by the coding sequence ATGCAGCCCCTGCGCATGTCCCGCCGCGTCATGAATCTCGCTCACATGCTGACCCAGAATGCGCGGCGGCATGGGGCGCGTCCCGGTTTCGTCTGGGGTGACATATCCTGGACGTGGCACCAGATCGATGCCCAGGTCTCGGCCCTGGCCGCGGCGCTCGCCGCGCGCGGCATCGCCAAGGGTGACCGCATCCTGGTCCATTCCAAGAACAGCGACGAGATGTTCTTTTCGATGTTCGCGGCGTTCCGGCTCGGCGCGGTCTGGGTGCCCACCAATTTTCGGCTGATGCCGGACGAGGTCACCTATCTCGCGCAGGCCTCCGGCGCGAAGGCGTTTCTGTGTCATGTCGATTTTCCCGAGCACGCGGCGAGCGTGAAGGGCGGTGCTCTGGAATTCACCTGGAGCCTCGACGGCAAGGCCGCGTTCGGCGAACGCTCGGTGGCCGACGCTATCGCCTCGCAGGCAGGCCGGGCGGTCGCGAACGTTGCTGTGGAGCACGACGATCCCTGCTGGTTCTTCTTCACGTCCGGCACCACCGGCCGCTCCAAGGCCGCGGTGCTGACCCACGGCCAGATGGGCTTTGTCGTCACCAACCATCTCGCCGATCTCACCCCAGGCGTCACGGAAGCGGATGCGTCGCTGGTGGTGGCGCCGCTGTCGCACGGCGCCGGCGTGCATCAGCTGGTGCAGACCGCGCGCGGCGTCTGCACCGTTCTGCTGCCGACCGAGAAGTTCGACATCAACGAGGCCTTCCGCCTGATCGAGACGCACCGCGTCGCCAATCTCTTCACCGTGCCGACCATCCTGAAGATGATGGTCGAGCATCCCGCCGCCGACAAATACGACCACTCCTCGCTGCGTCATGTGATCTATGCGGGCGCGCCGATGTATCGTGAGGACCAGAAGGCCGCGCTGAGGAAGCTCGGCAAGGTCATCGTGCAGTATTTCGGGCTCGGCGAGGTCACCGGCAACATCACGGTGCTGCCGGCGGCGCTGCATGATCCCGAGGACGGGCCGCATGCGAAGATCGGCACCTGCGGCTTCGAGCGCACCGGCATGCAGGTCTCGATTCAGGACGACGAGGGTCGCGAACTCGCGGCCAACCAGAGCGGCGAGATCTGCGTGATCGGCCCTGCCGTGCTTGCCGGGTACTACGACAACCCCGACGCCAATGCGAAGGCGTTCCGCAACGGCTGGTTCCGTACCGGCGATCTCGGCCATATGGACGAGGAAGGCTTCCTCTACATCACGGGACGCGCCTCCGACATGTACATCTCCGGCGGCTCTAACATCTATCCGCGCGAGATCGAGGAGAAGATATTGACCCATCCCGCGGTCGGCGAGGTCGCCGTGCTCGGCGTGCCGGATGCGACATGGGGCGAGGTCGGCATCGCCGTCTGCGTTGCGCGGGAGGGCGAGAGGCCGGTGAGCGAAGCGGAGATGGCGGCGTTCCTGCTGCCGAAGGTGCCGCGCTACAAGATGCCGAAGCGCTTCTTCTTCTGGGAGGCTTTGCCGAAGTCCGGCTACGGCAAGATTCCGAAGCGCATGGTGCGCGACGAGCTCGAGGCGCGCGGGCTGCTCGATCTCGACAAGACGAAGACGGGCTGA
- a CDS encoding PCC domain-containing protein, producing the protein MRSIKQPGLPATERIQWVEARGRAFSFTLQAGLPLLEAARRGFAAEGFAGGVLNFGSGTLGPFAYVMPALSKTGENAAFYSDTFRPGGVTRTRLGSMTLGTRDGAPFFHCHGLWLEADGTASGGHMLPDETVVAEAFEVAAFGVDGAIFTAEPDPETNFKLFGPVAAASTGARAASRVFALRLRPNQDFAGCLEEFCRARGIAHAKIHGGVGSTIGARFTHGGVTEPFATELAITAGAIVPGESGAPEATLDVALIDYTGGIAEGRLLRGDNPVLMTMELVLEVLG; encoded by the coding sequence ATGCGAAGTATCAAGCAGCCGGGCTTGCCGGCCACCGAGCGCATCCAATGGGTGGAGGCGAGGGGACGCGCCTTCTCGTTTACGCTTCAAGCAGGATTGCCGTTGCTGGAAGCCGCGCGCCGCGGTTTTGCCGCGGAGGGCTTTGCGGGGGGCGTGCTGAATTTCGGCAGCGGCACGCTCGGGCCGTTCGCCTACGTGATGCCGGCGCTGTCGAAGACCGGCGAGAACGCCGCGTTCTACAGCGATACGTTTCGGCCTGGCGGCGTGACGCGGACCAGGCTCGGCAGCATGACGCTCGGCACGCGCGACGGTGCGCCGTTCTTTCATTGCCACGGGCTGTGGCTTGAGGCGGACGGCACGGCGAGCGGCGGCCACATGCTGCCGGACGAGACTGTTGTTGCCGAGGCGTTCGAGGTCGCGGCCTTCGGCGTCGATGGCGCGATCTTCACCGCCGAACCCGATCCCGAGACCAACTTCAAGCTGTTTGGACCGGTCGCTGCCGCGAGCACTGGCGCGCGCGCGGCGAGCCGGGTCTTCGCGCTGCGGCTGCGCCCGAACCAGGATTTCGCCGGCTGCCTCGAAGAGTTTTGCCGCGCGCGCGGCATCGCGCACGCGAAGATCCATGGCGGAGTCGGCTCGACGATCGGCGCGCGCTTCACCCACGGCGGCGTGACCGAGCCGTTTGCAACTGAGCTGGCGATCACGGCCGGTGCGATCGTGCCGGGAGAGTCCGGTGCTCCGGAAGCAACGCTCGACGTCGCGTTGATCGACTACACCGGCGGCATTGCGGAGGGCCGTCTGCTCCGTGGCGACAATCCCGTGCTGATGACCATGGAACTGGTGCTCGAGGTGTTGGGCTAA
- a CDS encoding DUF1217 domain-containing protein, with amino-acid sequence MVSTYFGYNYITRNLKQSLTRVELQPDVAREAAYYKANIGKVKTVDDFMKDYRLYHYAMKAYGLDDMTYAKAFMKKVLESDLNDSKSFVNQLVDKRYREFAAAFSFNGSATPVAQSADQTDEMIGLYTATKKNQVDALASDSNYYSAQIGNISTADQLLNNDRLRNYVYSAFGIDESKWPASTISQVLRSDPSDPASYVNTTFTSQLSGLNASLAQSQSDISTANSNIANYTAQLSQPGANVPQLQVQILVEKYHLETATKSVASLNDQIATIGNFVDLAGAFEFLPDGSLPAGTPAQTAANITLTKKQFDDSKADVYSAASPIFEAVAIKQFRADLLKIKSVDAFVSTPGVYDFALGAVGLDPDKVPQDVIKKVLESDINDPKSYVYTLKDTRYVQLARAFNFDAKGNLTTPLVAQDSAEVLQIARDYVIQAVKSASTGTTQQQAAVKAQATKDATEYQQAIAGIDKVSDLLANRPMVDLILLAKGLDPRKVSDDFLKKIFASDLNDKKSFVNTQSDPRFAEIVASFNFDSKGNVARLPMMGPQKRDQFRETQANYLEQNLELQQGDTNPGVRLALYFKRKAGDITSAYDILADKALSEVFRTTFNLPDSMAAMPIDQQAKFVDKFMKIKDLSDPAKVEKLLSRFSAMYDVKNGDSTGQGQSPLLNLFQGSNSGISSMSEATYLAIAKLRAH; translated from the coding sequence ATGGTATCAACATATTTCGGTTACAACTACATCACGCGTAATCTCAAACAGTCCCTGACGCGGGTCGAACTGCAGCCGGACGTGGCGCGAGAGGCCGCCTACTACAAGGCCAACATCGGCAAGGTGAAGACCGTCGACGATTTCATGAAGGATTACCGCCTTTATCATTACGCGATGAAGGCATACGGCCTGGACGACATGACGTACGCGAAGGCCTTCATGAAAAAGGTGCTGGAAAGCGACCTCAACGACTCCAAGAGCTTCGTCAACCAGCTGGTCGACAAGCGGTACCGGGAATTTGCCGCGGCATTTTCCTTCAACGGCTCCGCGACGCCGGTCGCGCAATCGGCGGACCAGACCGACGAGATGATTGGCCTGTACACGGCGACCAAGAAGAACCAGGTCGATGCACTCGCCAGTGACTCGAATTACTACAGCGCCCAGATCGGGAACATCAGCACTGCAGACCAGCTCCTGAACAACGATCGTCTTCGCAATTATGTCTATTCGGCATTCGGGATCGACGAGAGCAAGTGGCCGGCCAGCACGATCAGCCAGGTCCTGCGCAGCGATCCCTCCGACCCAGCCAGCTACGTCAACACCACCTTCACGTCCCAGCTGAGCGGCCTCAACGCGTCGCTCGCCCAGTCGCAATCGGATATCAGCACGGCAAATTCGAACATCGCCAATTATACCGCCCAGCTCTCGCAGCCAGGCGCCAACGTGCCCCAGTTGCAGGTCCAGATCCTGGTCGAGAAATATCATCTGGAGACGGCAACAAAGAGCGTTGCCAGCCTCAACGACCAGATCGCGACGATCGGCAATTTCGTCGACCTGGCCGGCGCGTTCGAGTTCTTGCCGGACGGGTCGCTTCCGGCAGGCACGCCTGCGCAGACCGCCGCAAACATCACGCTCACGAAGAAGCAGTTCGACGACAGCAAGGCCGACGTCTACTCCGCGGCAAGCCCGATCTTCGAGGCCGTAGCGATCAAGCAATTCAGGGCAGACCTGCTCAAGATCAAGTCGGTCGATGCGTTCGTGTCGACACCGGGCGTGTATGATTTTGCGCTGGGCGCCGTCGGCCTCGACCCCGACAAGGTCCCGCAGGACGTCATCAAGAAGGTCCTCGAAAGCGACATCAACGATCCCAAGAGTTATGTTTATACCCTCAAGGACACTCGCTACGTTCAGCTCGCGCGCGCCTTCAACTTCGATGCGAAGGGCAATCTGACGACCCCCCTGGTCGCGCAGGACTCGGCGGAAGTCCTCCAGATCGCGAGGGACTACGTCATCCAAGCCGTGAAGAGCGCAAGCACGGGAACCACCCAGCAACAGGCGGCCGTCAAGGCACAAGCCACCAAGGATGCGACGGAATATCAGCAGGCGATCGCAGGCATCGACAAGGTGTCCGATCTTCTTGCAAACCGACCGATGGTTGATCTGATCCTCCTCGCCAAGGGTCTGGACCCCAGGAAGGTCAGCGACGATTTCCTCAAGAAGATCTTCGCATCCGACCTGAACGACAAGAAGAGCTTCGTGAACACGCAGAGCGATCCCCGCTTTGCCGAAATCGTGGCGTCGTTCAATTTCGACAGCAAGGGCAACGTCGCGCGCCTGCCGATGATGGGTCCCCAGAAGCGCGATCAATTCCGGGAAACCCAGGCGAACTATCTCGAGCAAAACCTGGAGCTGCAGCAGGGGGATACGAATCCCGGCGTCCGCCTGGCGCTGTATTTCAAGCGCAAGGCGGGAGACATCACGTCCGCATACGACATCCTCGCCGACAAGGCCCTTTCGGAGGTGTTCAGGACCACCTTCAATCTGCCCGATTCAATGGCTGCGATGCCGATCGATCAGCAGGCCAAGTTCGTGGACAAATTCATGAAGATCAAGGATCTCTCCGATCCCGCGAAGGTCGAGAAGCTGCTGAGCCGGTTCTCCGCCATGTACGACGTCAAGAACGGCGACAGCACCGGCCAGGGTCAATCGCCCCTGCTCAATCTCTTTCAGGGATCGAACTCAGGCATATCGAGCATGAGTGAAGCCACGTACCTGGCCATCGCCAAGCTACGTGCACATTGA
- a CDS encoding SRPBCC family protein has translation MRMRSGTAIAGVAALAVAGMALGAAFEPVSAHGPTRQKVRESIEINAPQAKVWAAIGNFQDMSWLPPVTKTEGEKGNEIGATRKLTLTGGATVEEELYKYEPDMLSYSYRITKVDVKVLPVTNYSSTLTVSPAPDGKAKVEWAGAFYRGFPNNDPPPELNDEAATKAVSGLYKVGLEALKKKIESGS, from the coding sequence ATGCGGATGCGAAGCGGAACGGCGATCGCGGGAGTGGCGGCGCTGGCGGTGGCAGGAATGGCTCTGGGCGCCGCGTTTGAGCCGGTTTCGGCCCACGGCCCGACCCGGCAGAAGGTGCGGGAATCCATCGAGATCAACGCACCGCAGGCCAAGGTGTGGGCAGCGATCGGCAATTTCCAGGACATGAGCTGGCTTCCGCCTGTCACCAAGACCGAGGGCGAGAAGGGCAACGAGATCGGCGCGACGCGCAAGCTGACGCTCACGGGCGGGGCGACGGTGGAGGAGGAGCTCTACAAATACGAGCCCGACATGCTCAGCTATTCGTACCGGATCACCAAGGTCGACGTGAAGGTGCTGCCGGTCACCAATTATTCGTCGACGCTGACGGTGTCGCCGGCGCCCGACGGCAAGGCGAAGGTGGAATGGGCCGGCGCGTTCTATCGCGGCTTCCCCAACAACGATCCGCCGCCGGAACTGAACGACGAGGCCGCAACGAAGGCGGTGAGCGGGCTGTACAAGGTCGGCCTCGAGGCGCTGAAGAAGAAGATCGAGAGCGGAAGCTGA